The Castanea sativa cultivar Marrone di Chiusa Pesio chromosome 4, ASM4071231v1 sequence TAATGGTAGATAAAACTCTTAAGAAATAAGAACTGTGTAGCAGATTAGTAGTAAAATATAGCATGAAATATGATCCTAGTGGAATCAATTGCTAAGGTCAATCTTCAGGAGTCAGGAGAAATTGCTGCTGAACTCACTTGGCAGTCACCAGCACCCACGCGAGCAAAAATGCAGTCACGTACAGAAATGCTAGCCTTGTCACATGGAACAAAAGAACCAACTTGTGCCATCAGAATATTCACACCGACCTGCAAGCACATTATATATAGACATATAATCAAACCCATACAAATCTTAACTAGTAATTGCAGAGTTCGCAGGATTCCCGTGCAATGAGAAAGTATAACAGGTGTCAGTAACTAGAATAGATAGTGAAGTTCAGTGttcaaatcaaacaaattaaatgcaaaaggtgaccagtTCCTAAATTGGTTTTCATTTCCAACAAatcaaaagaatgaaataaataaatattatcttgTAGTTACATGTACAGGAGCAAAACATGGCAGTTATTTACTCTCTTGCAACTAATAGTGAAGAAGCACATAATTGAATAATCAATCACACCTGCCGAATAAATGTGGATTTTCCACCCATGTTAGGCCCGGTAATGATCTGGAACCAACTTTTCCCCCTGACCTGATTTGAAAGGAAacccccaaagaaaaaaaaaacattccatttcaactttcaagggtggagaaaaaacaattttatagaGTAGCTTATAAATACTCACAAGTTTACAATCATTTGGGATAAAATTAACCCAGTCTTGAGCCTCCACACAAGGGTGTCTACTCCCTTCTAAGATAATATCTCCCTCATCCTATCATAGCCAATTTGACAATAATTTTACAGTAAGTGAACTTttctaaaagagaaaaaaaaaatcattactaATCAGAGAAACCAAAAGCAGCAAATAACTAGTGTCTAATTACCGCTGGAGTGATGTCTGGTCTTGTGTAGGGAGTGGGACAACTAGAAGCCAAATCAGCAAAACTAAGTAAGACATCCAACTCGGAAAGCAACCCAGCTAAAGACCCAAACACCTGTAGAGCAAAACCTTCTTCAATCTAGAAAAAAGAGCCAGgaagaagaaacaagaaataACTAAGTTTAACTACCTCACAGAATGTTGCTGCAGTTTGAACTACTCGATTAACCAGCTCTTTTTGACAATTCTTATACTCCTCAAGTATCTTTTGATATTGGTCACCTAATTTTTTAAGCTTTGTATTGGTAAATTTAACTCCATCCTTTCGAGTTTCAAGGACAATAAATTGAGTGGTGAgctttttccttatttttggCTCCTCCTTCTTTGTAATTCTAAAAACATGTCCAAACTGCGTGCCCTTATCTAACTTTAAGGCCTTATCTATGGGCAGATCAAGATCATTAGCGGTTTGTTTATGCAAATTATGTATTTGGCGCTCCAATGACTCTTGTTCATCTTTCAGTGCAGACAGCGCAGGATCATAACTAGAAGAAATCATGTATTCCCCATTCTCAAGTTGATCAAGGTCGACCGAAGTTTCTACAAGACCAATGAACTTATTCAGGTGATCATCATCAGTCCAGAATTCAAAGGGATCCAAATACCTGTTCTTGATCAGCGAGGAAAATTGTCCATCATAATGTTCCAGGGCACTTTTAATGTAGGGAAGTCTTATACTTGACTGCATCCAGAAGATGTGAGGCAAATTATAAAGAGGAACTTTAAACTGCAAGATATCTACTTGTCACATAAACATGTAACGGACTTATCAAATAAGAAAACATAAACACACGACTgattttaaagaaaatcaagTAAGCTGCATCTAATACCACTACAAGAAGCCATCATGGTAAGCTTAATGCCAATAACATGCAAAACAAATCACTTCATAGCATGCAACCCATTGGACAAAGAAAAACACATCAAGATCTCCAAAATTACTTCCCTGAAGATCAATTACCACTACAATTCCAATATAGGTTGAAATTCCATTGCTACAGATCCCATATACCATTcttaacaaaagaaattaatagattaaagaAAAAGTGCCAGCTGACATTATTAGTCAGCAACCAACTAATGGGTTGTTGGTGAACAATATATCCTGTCCGTTcaaaagggggaaaaagaaTAGTCTTTGCTTGCTGCTGGAAAAATTAGCTATACCAACCCAACAACACCAGGACGCTACTAAACCCTACCAAATAATGACGATAAACTGGAATTTACCTGGTAAAGTTTTACAATATGCTGCAAACCAACTCTTTTCTTCTCAAGATTGTGCATCAGTCGCTCAATATCTGATATTCTTTTCAGGTGCTGCCTCAGATCTTGGCGAAGAGCAGTATCCTCCACAAATGCTTGTACCAAATCCAGCCTGGAGTTGATTTCCTTTACATCCAGTAAAGGCTGCTTTAGCCACATGTGCAATAATCGTTTTCCCATTCCAGCAGTACAAGTTCTATTCATGAGACCAAACaaactgaaatttttgtttGCATCTGTTTTGCTTTCCATGACATTCAGTGCCCTCATTGCAGTAGAATCTAGCCTCATGTAGCTGTCAAGATTGTACCTACAGATAGTATAATTTCCATAATTGCTCTCATCTGCTAGTAATTCAGCATAAGAAAGTAATGCCCCCAAAGCACCAGGTGCAAATTCAAAGGCAGAAACTAAGTCACGAACAGGTTCTTTAGAGCCTTTGACAAGCCTACCAAGATCCTCAACTAAGTCCCGTGTTTTGAACTCAGTTTTTTTCCTCTCGGTTAACATCACTCCACATCTAGTCAAAGCATCATGTAAGTTCCTACTTTCATTGGATTTGCCACTCTCAATAGGCAGAAGGCATTCCTTACAACCAAGAGCAACCAAAGTTGACTCTGTATTTGTAAAGTGGCTATCATCAAGAAATTCAGCCAACCCAAGTACTCTCTTTGTTAAATCAATGTAACTGATCCCTATAGTGCACCCATTTTCACGGAAGTAGGGTGATAGTGCGACAACAACAGGGGAATCCTGCATCTCATTGTTGGCAAACAAAACATCTTCAAAACTGCCAAGATTTCCAGGAGTTCCACTTTTCACCAGTCTCCAGTTTGAACCACTGCCCTCATAGAGCTCAAGAGTATGGTCTGTTCTCTCCAGGAGAAGATCACGGGCAATTGTTTCGAACATGTTTTTGCTAACACTTACGCTTGAAAGGGCATCAGATCCGCTGCCCAATTGTCGTAAAGCAGTAGTAGTGTGATAGTAGGTCTTTGCAATAAAAGTCGCATTTTCACCATGTGCAGTATAATAGTCCTGAATGATTTACACAAACATGTATAAGAATAGGCAACCAAATAATGCATATAACAGGAAAAAGTTGAGAAGTTATAGAGAAATTCTAGATAGGAGTAATCCCCATAATAAAGCAACCAAAGAATTATATAGTTACCAGGAAAGAGataattgcttctttttttcgcTTTCCTTATGTACAAAGCCCTTCTTTGATTtttccaatgaaattatttactaataaaaaaaaagttaccagAATGGAGCAGGCACTGTACTAATTATGTTGAACTTAATCAGAATTGAATTTACAAACACTAATAAATGAGAATGTAAGAACAataggaagagaaagagagcagaaTTTCCAAAGGTTCGGCACATATGACCAGGTAACCCAAAAAAATGCCTACTTATAAGCCTCAAAATACTGCTGAGAACATGGCTGAAATATTATTTCACTACAAATGAGAAGCTAGACATCATGCAGCAGAGCAACATTTAGACATGCTCCCCACCCCCAAGGTGTGGATATTCATAGACTACACAATGCAAAGTAAGCCATAAACACCCAAATATGTCAAGCGATGATGTACATCTCTTTGAGGAAGGAAACAAAATGATATTCATAACCACCCTTAGATACATCAATAATGCTTCCACGGACCAATATatagtatattttaaaattccaaAGGGTGTTATTGAACTAACTTTATCATGGCATCAATGGTTTGTAGCCTACTAGGAATAATGGTGTTCAATCCATTATGATTGCAAGACCTATGGGGTAAACAGTGGAACCTCTTTCGGTGTATCCTGGGTTATGCTGGAAACGGTGGCTCAATGCACGCTTGTTGGCAAGGAAGGATCCATAGTAAAAGGGGTGTAAGAGCTTGGAAGGTTGTTCCTGTGTGTGTTTTGTGGACTACATGTGAGAAAGGAACAGTGGTACACTTGATGAAGTTTAATGTCCTACTCACATTTTTAAGCAGTCTTTGTTAAGGTTCTTGTTTGATTGAATGATTGCATTAGCCAACATCCAAGTTGTATCCTTTGTAGCTTTTAAAGATCTTTTGAACTTCACTGTGTAATTATTTGAGGCCATTTAGTACACAACCTGTGTATTCCAACTCTTCCTTTGTTCTAATAAACTactttattcattaaaaaaaaaaaaaaatcaaggatgTGACTGTTTTACAATCTATGTCAAGCCCTACCAACAACAATAAGCcacaaaaaacaatataaaataaatagggaagaaaaaaaaaaaactagactgGTAAGTGGTAGCCTTTACAAACACTAATGACCTCAAACAAGTTGCAGCTATAACATAGTTGAGACATTTTGAATCTTCAATTTAGGTTCATCCAAATTACGAGAGGCAAAAGGACATAACCAAT is a genomic window containing:
- the LOC142631687 gene encoding DNA mismatch repair protein MSH2 → MEGNFEEQSKLPELKLDAKQAQGFLSFFKKLPNDPRAVRFFDRRDYYTAHGENATFIAKTYYHTTTALRQLGSGSDALSSVSVSKNMFETIARDLLLERTDHTLELYEGSGSNWRLVKSGTPGNLGSFEDVLFANNEMQDSPVVVALSPYFRENGCTIGISYIDLTKRVLGLAEFLDDSHFTNTESTLVALGCKECLLPIESGKSNESRNLHDALTRCGVMLTERKKTEFKTRDLVEDLGRLVKGSKEPVRDLVSAFEFAPGALGALLSYAELLADESNYGNYTICRYNLDSYMRLDSTAMRALNVMESKTDANKNFSLFGLMNRTCTAGMGKRLLHMWLKQPLLDVKEINSRLDLVQAFVEDTALRQDLRQHLKRISDIERLMHNLEKKRVGLQHIVKLYQSSIRLPYIKSALEHYDGQFSSLIKNRYLDPFEFWTDDDHLNKFIGLVETSVDLDQLENGEYMISSSYDPALSALKDEQESLERQIHNLHKQTANDLDLPIDKALKLDKGTQFGHVFRITKKEEPKIRKKLTTQFIVLETRKDGVKFTNTKLKKLGDQYQKILEEYKNCQKELVNRVVQTAATFCEVFGSLAGLLSELDVLLSFADLASSCPTPYTRPDITPADEGDIILEGSRHPCVEAQDWVNFIPNDCKLVRGKSWFQIITGPNMGGKSTFIRQVGVNILMAQVGSFVPCDKASISVRDCIFARVGAGDCQLRGVSTFMQEMLETASILKGATDKSLIIIDELGRGTSTYDGFGLAWAICEHLVEVIKAPTLFATHFHELTALARETPNHEPHEKQTVGVANYHVSAHIDSASRKLTMLYKVEPGACDQSFGIHVAEFANFPESVVTLAREKAAELEDFSPTATMTNDAQKEVGSKRKRECDQDDMSRGAARAHQFLKEFSDLPLDKMDLKQALQQVNRLKDELQKDAVNCSWLQQFF